Sequence from the Christiangramia fulva genome:
CCAGCTTTACATTCGTAAAAAAGCCGCTGATGTTGGCAACCCGTCGACACAAAATAACAATGCCCTCTCGTAGAGCCTATAAAGAGGGCATTGTTTAAATTATGTTGTAGCCTCACCAGGAATCGAACCTGGATCTAAAGTTTAGGAAACTTCTATTCTATCCATTGAACTATGAGGCCTTCAGGGGCACAAAAATAAACTCTTTAATCAGAAAATAAAACTACTTCTCCAAAACTTAATTTTCTCTTCAGTAAAACTTCAGCTATATTGAAGATAAAAATAAGATCATGAAAACATTATCTATCGTAGGTTTCAATATTATATTCCTTTTCGCCATTGCCTGCGGAAGTAGTAGCCAGTCCGTAGCGACTGAGTATACCGGAACTATTGAGCCTGCCGGGATTACTTCCTACCAGTATGGAACGCATCGGCTGATCACTGATGATGAAACATATGCTCTCAAAAGCGAAAAAGTAGATCTCAACAAATATGAAGGAAAAAAAGTGACGCTTACAGCCGAAAAAGTGGAAGGTTATCCTGTAGATGGAGGACCAATATTCCTTAATGTTATGACTATAAAGGAATGAGTAATTTTCATCCTGATATTTTTTATTTTTGTTGAGTTAGCACCAGAACAGGAAAATACCGCTGCTTTCGGCTTTTAAATTATTTTCAAAAACTGAGCGCTTTTTAATCTTAAAACCATGAAGAAACTACTAATCTTTGCCCTTGCTCTTTGTCCGCATTTTATTAATTCACAGAAGGCAGATCCCGAAAAAGGGGCTTTTGCGCATACTTTTTCTATTGTAGCCCGAGATACCATTACCGGTGAAATGGCCGTTGGAGTTCAAAGCCACTGGTTCTCGGTTGGCGCACTGGTCCCCTGGGGAAGAGCGGGCGTGGGTGTGGTTGCCACTCAGTCATTCGTAAATCCTGCATATGGTCCGGAAGGATTAAATTTAATGGCTGAAGGAATTCCAGCCGGAGAAGCTCTCTCCCGACTTGTGGAAAAAGATGAAGGACGGGCATACAGGCAGGTTGCTTTTCTCGATGCCAATGGAGGAGTTTCAGCTTATACCGGAGATAAATGTGTGGAATATGCCGAAGATCTCACCGGAAAAAACTTTTCGGTGCAGGCCAATATGATGCTTACCGATAAAGTGGTACCGGCGATGGCAGAAGCTTTTATGAGGTATTCTGATTATCCCCTGGCCGAAAGAGTGATGGAAGTCCTTAAGGCCGCGCAGAAAGCCGGAGGCGATATCCGCGGAAAACAATCGGCTGCACTTATCGTGGTTGGCCCCGAAAAAACCAGTAAGCTTTGGGAAGATAAAAAAATCGACCTAAGGGTTGACGACCATAAAAATCCTATTCAGGAACTGGAGAGATTGCTGAAAGTGGAAAGAGCCTACGAGCATATGAATAATGGTGATCTCGCCGTGGAAGCCGGAAATACCCAAAAAGCACTTGAGGAATACGGTGCGGCAGAGAAAATGTTCCCCGATAACCTGGAAATGAAATTCTGGAAAGCAGTCGCAATGGCCAATAGCGGGATGCTTGAAGAAGCAAAAACTGTTTTTCAGAAGATCTTCGAAAAAGATGAAAACTGGAAGGAAATGTTGAAAAGGCTTCCTGCCTCCGGACTCTTAAATTTAAGCCCGGAAGAAATTAAAAGTATCACAAATGA
This genomic interval carries:
- a CDS encoding DUF1028 domain-containing protein, with amino-acid sequence MKKLLIFALALCPHFINSQKADPEKGAFAHTFSIVARDTITGEMAVGVQSHWFSVGALVPWGRAGVGVVATQSFVNPAYGPEGLNLMAEGIPAGEALSRLVEKDEGRAYRQVAFLDANGGVSAYTGDKCVEYAEDLTGKNFSVQANMMLTDKVVPAMAEAFMRYSDYPLAERVMEVLKAAQKAGGDIRGKQSAALIVVGPEKTSKLWEDKKIDLRVDDHKNPIQELERLLKVERAYEHMNNGDLAVEAGNTQKALEEYGAAEKMFPDNLEMKFWKAVAMANSGMLEEAKTVFQKIFEKDENWKEMLKRLPASGLLNLSPEEIKSITNE